Proteins encoded in a region of the Lepidochelys kempii isolate rLepKem1 chromosome 24, rLepKem1.hap2, whole genome shotgun sequence genome:
- the POLR3GL gene encoding DNA-directed RNA polymerase III subunit RPC7-like, protein MAGRGGRGRGRSQMTFNVEAVGIGKGDSLPPSTLQPSPLFPPMEYKPVPLQTGEEVEYMLALKQELRGAMKNLPYYVKPAAPKKDVERYSDKYQMSGPIDNAIDWNPDWRRLPRELKIRVRKVRKERTTILIPKHKQRLPVDKEEAIKKLETLEKKEEEVTSEEEGEKEEEEEGKEEEEEEYDEEEHEEETDYIMSYFDNGEEFGADSDDNMDEAIY, encoded by the exons ATGGCTGGAagaggaggcagagggaggggtcgGAGCCAGATGACCTTCAACGTGGAAGCTGTGGGCATTGGGAAAGGCGACTCGCTGCCCCCGTCTACCCTCCAGCCCTCGCCGCTCTTCCCT CCCATGGAGTACAAGCCAGTCCCTCTGCAGACGGGTGAGGAGGTGGAATACATGCTGGCACTAAAGCAAGAGCTGAGGGGAGCCATGAAGAATCTGCCATATTATGTCAAGCCGGCCGCCCCCAAGAAAG ATGTTGAGCGCTACTCAGATAAATATCAGATGTCCGGCCCCATTGATAATGCTATTGATTGGAACCCAG ATTGGCGGCGCTTACCGCGGGAGCTAAAGATCCGAGTTCGAAAGGTCCGGAAGGAGA GAACCACCATTCTGATCCCCAAGCACAAACAGCGGCTCCCGGTGGACAAGGAGGAAGCTATTAAGAAACTGGAG ACCCttgagaagaaggaggaggaagtgaCGTCggaggaagaaggggagaaagaggaggaggaagagggcaaggaggaggaggaagaggagtatGACGAGGAGGAACATGAAGAG GAGACGGATTACATCATGTCCTACTTCGACAACGGGGAGGAGTTTGGGGCCGACAGTGATGACAACATGGACGAGGCGATATACTGA